The Amphiura filiformis chromosome 12, Afil_fr2py, whole genome shotgun sequence genome includes a region encoding these proteins:
- the LOC140165426 gene encoding uncharacterized protein has translation MGNSPSASRRHNSTRKKEKKVTQNVEQRRDDPEKIKKDEENVSNAQAVDNNVSKTEPQKSTDKQPSFQLLPELVLVHIFSFLTVSEKCVVAGLCRAWNAAVRDKQIWKSFTFAYNKSKFNKRLSRYIPSSVPDFFTAYIGEHLITCTYDNIPESVIMHLKKYCPNLKSLSITNYTGCYRTCSTNHRRINKGCVSAIEIDLSNLPSSLEELQLKLDVASITSRSSIAFDTSERFFMLFENLSDNKFPKLKKLTLCEATIGDGELALLSKFTNLAYLHLESGIFSVSDVAIRMSALLQALSELTHLEFLTSPRNDFKYEDLANVIKEHAKKLTHLKISCPQFSVFPLDDYKPALYILATIPTLHTFAVCVNHNVGIFNVLQNICDVLPQNCHLILNVCRGYPTTYDTDILKAVELYRPDLQIAYLDVYWKEFASLPVDQKVVGLRLVF, from the exons ATGGGTAATTCACCATCTGCTTCCAGACGCCACAACAGTAcaagaaagaaggaaaagaaagtaACACAGAATGTGGAACAAAGGAGAGATGATCCAGAGAAGATCAAAAAAGACGAAGAAAATGTATCCAATGCACAAGCAGTTGATAACAATGTTAGCAAGACAGAACCTCAAAAATCAACTGACAAGCAGCCCTCATTTCAATTGTTACCAGAACTTGTACTCGTACACATTTTCTCTTTTCTAACAGTCAGTGAGAAATGTGTGGTGGCCGG gcTTTGCAGGGCCTGGAACGCAGCTGTACGAGACAAACAAATATGGAAGTCTTTCACATTTGCCTACAACAAATCTAAATTCAACAAGAGGTTGAGTCGTTATATTCCATCAAGTGTTCCCGATTTCTTCACAGCATACATTGGAGAGCATCTCATCACATGTACCTATGATAACATCCCAGAATCAGTCATCATGCATCTGAAAAAATACTGTCCCAATCTGAAAAGCTTATCCATAACAAATTACACCGGATGCTACCGTACTTGTAGCACAAACCACAGGCGTATCAACAAAGGCTGCGTTAGTGCCATAGAAATAGACCTGTCTAATCTGCCGTCGTCTCTAGAGGAACTTCAACTGAAACTTGATGTTGCTTCAATTACATCCAGATCCAGTATAGCTTTTGACACTTCTGAACGCTTCTTCATGCTGTTTGAAAATCTAAGCGATAATAAGTTTCCCAAATTGAAGAAGTTGACCCTGTGTGAAGCAACAATTGGAGATGGTGAACTAGCTTTGCTATCAAAATTTACGAATCTCGCATATCTTCATCTTGAAAGTGGGATTTTCAGTGTTTCTGATGTCGCCATAAGAATGTCAGCTTTATTACAAGCTTTGTCAGAGTTGACACATTTAGAGTTTCTCACCTCTCCTCGAAATGATTTCAAGTACGAAGATCTTGCAAACGTGATCAAAGAGCATGCCAAGAAGTTGACTCATTTAAAGATCAGTTGTCCACAATTCAGTGTTTTCCCATTAGATGATTACAAGCCAGCATTGTACATTCTAGCAACTATTCCAACTCTTCACACATTTGCTGTTTGCGTGAACCACAATGTCGGAATTTTCAATGTCCTGCAGAATATTTGTGATGTCCTGCCACAAAATTGTCATCTCATTCTTAATGTATGCCGGGGTTATCCTACAACATATGATACAGACATTCTAAAAGCAGTTGAGCTGTATCGGCCAGATCTTCAGATAGCATACTTGGATGTATACTGGAAGGAATTTGCGTCTTTGCCTGTAGACCAAAAGGTTGTGGGGCTTCGACTTGTGTTCTAA